A window of Verrucomicrobiia bacterium contains these coding sequences:
- a CDS encoding type II secretion system GspH family protein, giving the protein MRYNKKIKIAKHAGDRAFTLVEIMAALLILALITSAVFAITRAALQASANLAETQAHRQQIMGLIELCNENFRSLPGNAFFETRRSQEGQLELLFVDAPRAFAWGNKSVYGNSILSIQPQPGGLFSLVLIREKTQKSKLSVNPNEKPEQQSLILIRDLSEIAWRFFYAPTSQWINEWTYRDLRPSLVELSVTPAGEETPIRAVFWVPSVKRQVAI; this is encoded by the coding sequence ATGCGCTACAATAAAAAAATAAAAATAGCCAAGCACGCGGGCGATCGGGCTTTTACCCTGGTTGAAATCATGGCAGCTCTTCTGATCCTAGCTTTGATTACAAGCGCGGTTTTTGCTATTACTCGCGCTGCTTTGCAAGCCAGCGCAAATTTGGCCGAAACCCAAGCTCATCGTCAGCAAATCATGGGCTTAATTGAGTTGTGCAACGAAAATTTTCGCAGCCTTCCCGGTAACGCTTTTTTTGAAACACGTCGCTCACAAGAAGGTCAACTCGAACTCCTATTTGTCGATGCGCCGCGCGCCTTTGCCTGGGGAAATAAAAGTGTGTATGGCAATAGCATCCTTTCTATCCAACCTCAACCCGGCGGACTTTTTTCTTTAGTTTTAATTCGAGAAAAAACGCAGAAATCCAAACTTAGCGTCAATCCTAATGAAAAACCCGAACAACAAAGCCTTATCTTAATTCGCGATCTTTCAGAAATTGCCTGGCGCTTTTTCTACGCGCCAACTAGTCAATGGATTAATGAATGGACCTATCGCGACCTGCGTCCAAGCTTAGTAGAATTAAGTGTGACACCCGCCGGTGAGGAAACTCCCATTCGCGCTGTCTTTTGGGTGCCATCTGTAAAACGACAAGTCGCGATATGA
- a CDS encoding prepilin-type N-terminal cleavage/methylation domain-containing protein has translation MLKSISCLSKSKNSQGFTLIEILVVLFLASLIFAAVLPTASNLLLQEQVRGTARKISLFAKTARTQALTEQQPYHIIFAKNTFTISPLTPPKKGDPHQGITESYQLSKEILCQIRSWEEVKWSKTEKFEWIFQPTGLCEPIRIRFSKDNAWYEMEFNPLTANTQNESYYFP, from the coding sequence TTGTTAAAATCAATTTCATGTTTATCTAAGTCGAAAAATTCACAAGGGTTCACCCTCATCGAAATCCTTGTCGTTCTTTTCCTTGCTTCACTTATTTTCGCCGCAGTGCTTCCCACCGCCAGTAATTTATTATTGCAAGAACAAGTGCGAGGCACCGCCAGAAAAATCTCTCTATTTGCTAAAACCGCAAGAACTCAGGCTCTCACCGAACAACAACCTTACCACATCATTTTTGCAAAAAATACTTTCACCATTAGCCCTTTAACACCCCCTAAAAAAGGGGATCCTCATCAAGGTATCACAGAAAGCTATCAACTATCTAAAGAAATCCTTTGCCAAATTCGCTCCTGGGAAGAAGTAAAATGGAGCAAAACGGAAAAATTTGAGTGGATATTTCAACCCACCGGTTTATGCGAGCCGATCCGAATTCGTTTCAGTAAAGACAATGCTTGGTATGAAATGGAGTTCAACCCTCTCACCGCCAACACGCAAAATGAATCTTACTATTTTCCTTAA
- a CDS encoding general secretion pathway protein GspK, producing the protein MKLLKQNSSQRGIALLLVIWAIVTMSVAILGVVEFVKLDLNEGSVRSKDFRARQLAESGLAFAMHPQIRRNDPLLRQKVGFLERFEVQVSTEESKLNINRLLKEKNDSGILQRLFENWGLSDKESVAVIDCLKDWVDKDDLRQINGAEKDYYEELGYDSYPPNRSFLSISEMELVKGMDLVAKAKPDWASYFTIWGAGKLDVNEASEELLRIVCEVSATQANTLIKFRSGADRKLNTLDDVEIKDGKQACIIMGVPEILRKTVADRLTARGSTKRIMSKGYVGDYLRSIEVVWRTSDGPRQFLEWQEY; encoded by the coding sequence ATGAAATTATTGAAACAGAACTCATCTCAACGAGGCATCGCTTTATTGCTAGTGATTTGGGCTATTGTTACCATGTCGGTTGCGATTTTGGGCGTTGTGGAATTTGTAAAACTGGATCTTAACGAAGGCTCAGTGCGCAGCAAAGATTTTCGTGCCCGACAACTTGCCGAAAGCGGATTAGCCTTTGCGATGCATCCTCAAATTCGACGCAATGACCCGCTTTTAAGACAGAAAGTAGGATTTTTAGAGAGATTTGAAGTTCAAGTAAGCACAGAAGAAAGCAAACTCAACATCAATCGTTTACTCAAAGAAAAAAATGACAGCGGCATTCTTCAGCGACTTTTTGAAAACTGGGGATTGAGCGATAAAGAAAGTGTCGCTGTTATCGATTGCTTAAAAGATTGGGTTGATAAAGATGACTTGCGCCAAATAAACGGAGCGGAAAAAGATTATTATGAAGAATTAGGCTACGACAGCTATCCACCCAATCGAAGTTTTCTCTCTATTTCTGAAATGGAATTAGTTAAAGGCATGGATTTAGTTGCAAAAGCAAAACCCGATTGGGCTTCTTACTTTACGATCTGGGGTGCTGGCAAGTTGGACGTCAACGAAGCTTCCGAGGAACTGCTACGGATCGTGTGTGAAGTTTCCGCAACCCAAGCTAACACTCTTATCAAATTTCGAAGTGGTGCCGACCGCAAACTTAACACTTTGGATGACGTGGAAATCAAAGATGGCAAACAGGCTTGTATCATTATGGGAGTGCCAGAAATTCTGCGTAAAACGGTGGCCGATCGCCTTACCGCGCGCGGCTCCACAAAACGCATCATGAGTAAAGGTTACGTAGGCGACTATTTGCGATCGATCGAAGTGGTATGGCGCACTTCGGATGGTCCTCGCCAATTTTTAGAGTGGCAGGAATATTAG
- a CDS encoding GspE/PulE family protein: MPLVNELLTLAQQANCRSTEECEKALKLAAEQQRSLVGAVLDENLVEENKFLQAICEWLGLTYWQTPVTAIAAPLREKVPARIALRHQVLPVESHDNTLSILTFDPFNFIARQAVNQAVPEKVNWSIAPRKLIQQALRQGYGIGADVFEQLLEGRINDDALDNLKQETNVLDAEDPEASVVKFVNQIMREALEQRATDIHVEPLEDDLRIRYRIDGVLHDVPVPPQIKLLQASVISRLKIMAHLDIAERRMPQDGRINLELEGKPIDVRVATIPSVTGESVSLRLLGQMHFDFQGLGLEEEDETKVKSLLKLPNGIILVTGPTGAGKSTTLYTFLSSLNTTDRRIVTIEDPVEHKIPGVIQIAVKPEIDLTFARGLRSILRGDPNVVMVGEMRDLETAEIAIRAALTGHLVLSTLHTNDAIGAITRLIDMGIEPFLVASSVRAFIAQRLVRVLCPMCRTSGDYDENYLHQIGFPKEHVSKIRKAAGCEHCHNTGYVGRTAIMEVCTMSTRMQDLVVGRRPTSELVETALQEGMQTLRAAGWKKVIHGKTTIEEVLRVTTADVEAQDE, encoded by the coding sequence ATGCCTCTTGTCAATGAGTTGCTGACGTTGGCGCAACAAGCCAATTGCCGGAGCACGGAAGAATGCGAAAAAGCATTAAAGCTTGCCGCAGAACAACAGCGTTCTTTGGTGGGAGCAGTTTTGGATGAAAACTTGGTGGAGGAAAACAAATTTCTTCAAGCGATTTGCGAGTGGTTGGGATTAACTTACTGGCAAACTCCGGTAACAGCCATCGCGGCACCGTTGCGCGAAAAAGTGCCAGCTCGCATTGCGTTGCGACATCAAGTATTGCCCGTGGAATCGCATGACAACACGCTTTCCATTCTCACTTTTGATCCGTTTAATTTTATTGCGCGACAAGCCGTCAATCAAGCCGTGCCTGAAAAAGTGAATTGGTCCATTGCGCCGCGCAAATTAATTCAACAAGCGCTTCGTCAAGGCTACGGGATTGGCGCCGATGTGTTTGAGCAATTGTTAGAAGGCCGCATTAATGATGATGCGCTGGATAATTTAAAACAGGAAACCAACGTGTTGGATGCGGAAGATCCCGAGGCGTCTGTGGTCAAATTTGTAAACCAAATTATGCGCGAAGCATTAGAGCAACGCGCTACGGATATTCATGTTGAGCCTTTAGAAGATGATCTTCGTATTCGTTATCGTATTGACGGCGTTTTACATGATGTGCCAGTTCCGCCCCAGATTAAACTTTTGCAAGCATCGGTAATTTCTCGATTAAAAATTATGGCTCATTTAGATATTGCCGAACGACGCATGCCGCAGGACGGTCGCATTAATTTAGAGTTGGAAGGCAAACCGATCGACGTGCGCGTCGCGACAATTCCATCTGTTACAGGAGAATCGGTAAGCCTGCGTTTGTTGGGACAGATGCATTTTGATTTTCAAGGCTTAGGTTTAGAAGAAGAAGATGAAACAAAAGTAAAAAGTCTTCTAAAATTGCCAAATGGCATTATTCTCGTAACAGGGCCAACTGGCGCGGGTAAATCGACAACGCTCTATACATTCCTCTCGAGTTTGAATACGACAGATCGTCGTATTGTTACTATCGAAGATCCGGTAGAACATAAAATTCCGGGCGTCATTCAAATTGCGGTAAAACCGGAAATCGATCTCACTTTTGCTCGCGGACTGCGCAGTATCCTTCGTGGCGATCCGAATGTGGTGATGGTGGGAGAAATGCGCGATTTGGAAACGGCAGAAATTGCGATTCGTGCAGCGCTCACGGGTCACCTGGTTTTAAGCACTTTGCACACCAACGACGCGATTGGGGCCATCACGCGTCTCATTGATATGGGCATCGAACCTTTTCTCGTTGCCTCGTCAGTGCGCGCGTTTATTGCACAACGTCTCGTGCGCGTACTTTGTCCGATGTGTCGAACTTCTGGCGATTATGATGAAAATTATTTGCATCAAATTGGTTTCCCTAAAGAGCATGTTTCAAAAATTCGAAAAGCTGCGGGTTGCGAACATTGTCATAACACCGGTTATGTGGGGCGCACTGCTATTATGGAGGTTTGCACGATGTCCACTCGCATGCAGGATCTCGTAGTGGGACGACGTCCTACTTCGGAATTGGTGGAAACCGCCTTGCAAGAAGGCATGCAAACGTTGCGCGCGGCAGGTTGGAAAAAAGTGATTCATGGCAAAACCACCATTGAAGAAGTATTGCGAGTCACAACAGCGGATGTCGAAGCTCAGGATGAGTAA
- the gspG gene encoding type II secretion system major pseudopilin GspG: protein MKIHSINRFAHQAAFTLVEIMVVMGIIAVLAGLAINKIVGNVEAAKLQRADADITTISTQLKTYEMLNLFYPTSQQGLQALVTRPTAEPVPRRWQQLLQEVPMDPWGRLYQYRYPGAKNPSSFDLYSQGPNPEDPSDDIGNWK, encoded by the coding sequence ATGAAAATTCATTCTATCAACCGATTCGCTCATCAAGCCGCTTTCACTCTCGTGGAAATTATGGTGGTTATGGGCATCATCGCTGTTCTCGCGGGATTAGCAATTAATAAAATTGTGGGAAACGTCGAGGCCGCTAAATTGCAACGAGCTGATGCAGATATTACCACGATTAGCACACAGCTAAAAACTTACGAAATGCTTAATTTATTTTATCCCACCTCACAACAAGGACTTCAAGCTTTAGTCACGCGGCCAACTGCCGAACCTGTGCCGCGCCGATGGCAACAGTTGCTTCAAGAAGTCCCCATGGATCCTTGGGGCAGGCTCTATCAATATCGCTATCCTGGCGCAAAAAATCCTTCTAGTTTTGATCTCTACTCCCAAGGCCCTAATCCCGAAGATCCCTCGGACGATATCGGAAATTGGAAATAA
- a CDS encoding type II secretion system F family protein, which yields MNTFTYRALDKSGKTRTGELVAATKTEAYRQLDKEQLQPLSLTLKSGAVSLSAADAKTVPLGSLKLKRSQIITFTEELSDLLDAGLQLEPALRIMEQRDELSSLKDLTIALRQQLREGISFSKALRASSKSFDDLYCNLAQAGELSGALPQILRREHMHLIAMQELQGRVAQSLIYPAFIFVAGVGLLFVFMTFLVPQLTSLFQRTQKKLPLTTQLLISTSDFLAHYWWAIGALVFLLGLAFWQTIQKPAGKRWWDEFRLKTPVIGDVLRAKFYTQFSQTLATMVSNGIPLLNGLRLMRDATPNVFLNNLLGNIIEIVGEGGSLSRAMRKVGHFPPMMIDMIVVGEQTGDLGVALNKVGSRYDKELKKNTERIAAIIPPVIIIVLALVVGAVAVSMITGIFDAVSGMRGGR from the coding sequence ATGAACACCTTTACCTATCGCGCTCTGGATAAAAGCGGCAAAACGCGCACGGGCGAATTAGTGGCCGCCACCAAAACCGAAGCTTATCGCCAACTCGATAAAGAACAGCTTCAACCTCTTTCTTTGACTTTAAAAAGTGGCGCGGTTTCTCTGTCAGCAGCCGATGCAAAAACGGTTCCTTTGGGTTCGCTGAAATTAAAACGCTCTCAAATTATTACTTTCACAGAAGAGTTAAGTGATTTGTTGGATGCCGGCTTGCAATTAGAGCCAGCGCTTCGGATCATGGAACAACGCGACGAATTATCTTCCTTAAAAGATTTGACGATTGCTTTGCGTCAACAGTTGCGCGAGGGCATTAGCTTTTCCAAAGCATTGCGTGCTTCGAGCAAAAGTTTTGACGATCTTTATTGCAACTTAGCACAAGCCGGCGAGTTGAGCGGCGCGCTGCCGCAAATTTTACGGCGTGAACACATGCATCTCATCGCTATGCAAGAATTGCAAGGACGCGTAGCACAATCTTTAATTTATCCGGCATTTATTTTTGTGGCAGGTGTAGGTTTGCTTTTTGTTTTCATGACTTTTTTAGTTCCACAACTCACTTCACTTTTTCAAAGAACACAAAAAAAACTGCCTTTAACTACTCAGCTACTCATTAGCACAAGCGATTTTCTCGCTCATTATTGGTGGGCTATTGGGGCGCTAGTTTTTTTGCTAGGACTGGCATTTTGGCAAACAATTCAAAAACCCGCCGGGAAACGATGGTGGGACGAGTTTCGTTTGAAAACTCCTGTCATCGGCGATGTGTTGCGTGCCAAATTTTACACGCAATTTTCTCAAACCCTGGCAACTATGGTTAGCAACGGCATCCCGCTTTTGAATGGATTGCGTCTCATGCGCGACGCCACGCCCAATGTTTTTTTGAATAATTTATTGGGAAATATTATCGAAATCGTAGGCGAAGGTGGGAGCTTGTCTCGCGCGATGCGAAAGGTAGGACATTTCCCGCCCATGATGATTGATATGATCGTGGTGGGCGAACAAACGGGAGATTTAGGTGTGGCATTGAATAAAGTGGGATCGCGCTACGATAAAGAACTCAAAAAAAATACTGAACGCATTGCAGCCATCATTCCTCCGGTCATTATCATCGTGCTCGCGTTGGTAGTTGGCGCAGTAGCCGTGTCAATGATCACAGGCATTTTTGATGCGGTTTCCGGAATGCGTGGCGGACGATAA